Below is a window of uncultured Cohaesibacter sp. DNA.
GCGCATCCTCTATGTCATGGCGGTCGACGCCGAATATGGCGATCACCTGCGCGCTAAAATCGTGCCTCTGATGACCGGCGTGGGGCCGGTCGAATCTGCAATTACCGTTGCATCCTTCCTTGCCAGACTGGTGGCTTCCGGTCAGAAGCCGGATCTGGTGGTTTCTCTCGGCTCGGCGGGCTCGGCCACGCTGGAACAGACGGAAGTCTATCAGGCGACGTCTATCAGTTATCGCGACATGGACACATCACCCTTGGGCTTCGAGAAGGGCAAAACACCCTTCATCGATCTGCCGGTGGATGTGCCGATGCCCTTCCGCATTCCCGATGTCAGGGAAGCGCGCCTTTCCACCGGAGGCAATATTGTCTCGGGGGTGGCCTATGATGCGATTGATGCGGATATGGTGGATATGGAGAGCTTTGCGGTGTTGCGCGCCTGTATGTTTCATGATGTCCCGATGATCGGCCTGCGCGGCATTTCCGATGGCAAGGAAGAACTCACCCATGTCAGCGACTGGAAGGAATATCTCCATGTCGTTGATGAAAATCTCGCCAAGGTCGTGGTGCAGCTGGAGCGTTCCATCACTTACGGTCTGATCCGCCTCTGACAGACGCAGCCAGCCCTTCCTGCCGCATCTTCAGGAAATGCAAAAACGCGAGCAGATCATCTCCGCTCGCGGGTCTCTTTTGTTGCCTTATGCAAGATGGCCACAGAAACGCCAGAGATGGGCCCTGAGATGGGCGGGCCAGCAATGGGCCAGAGATGCCCTAGGCGGATTTCTGCTCCTCGAAATGGCCGCACCAGTCATTATCGGCAACGATTGGCCAATGCGCA
It encodes the following:
- a CDS encoding 5'-methylthioadenosine/S-adenosylhomocysteine nucleosidase (Enables the cleavage of the glycosidic bond in both 5'-methylthioadenosine and S-adenosylhomocysteine); this translates as MDYEIKTVAGKRILYVMAVDAEYGDHLRAKIVPLMTGVGPVESAITVASFLARLVASGQKPDLVVSLGSAGSATLEQTEVYQATSISYRDMDTSPLGFEKGKTPFIDLPVDVPMPFRIPDVREARLSTGGNIVSGVAYDAIDADMVDMESFAVLRACMFHDVPMIGLRGISDGKEELTHVSDWKEYLHVVDENLAKVVVQLERSITYGLIRL